In the genome of Ancylomarina subtilis, one region contains:
- a CDS encoding RagB/SusD family nutrient uptake outer membrane protein — MKNYIYIIVLLALSSCTDWLDIKPKGKVIPEKVEDYRLLMDKPAKAAYHLFGSDDVAIWDEYLNYFYGLYEINSYKWEEKFNLSTEEDDQWRAMYSNIGICNTVISEVLESEGNETDKYEIHAEAKAERALNYFLLVNIYSKHYEKETASEDLGVPYLTSPKLDGSLERASVQFVYDNIENDLIESLDYLAETAFNNRLSKNSVYILLSRMYLYKAEYNKALEYANKALALNDFLYDYNTLELNYAEVLRFPHESVNKEIVFDLRSSRMGLLLAPSQDVANIYDQDSDLRWKNLTCPAYFWGLDSEERIYGTTTFKYGLTVAEAMLNKAECIARTGDFNEAIDILNALRLKRYETGKYVALNAGSKDEAIELVKEERRRELLFKGLRWFDLKRYNTNDNANITLERTVEGVQYTLPSNSPRWVYPIAEKYIVKNPEIIQNIR, encoded by the coding sequence ATGAAAAATTATATATATATAATAGTATTACTGGCGTTGTCTTCATGTACTGATTGGCTGGACATAAAGCCAAAGGGAAAGGTAATCCCTGAAAAAGTTGAAGATTACAGGCTTTTAATGGATAAACCTGCTAAGGCTGCTTATCATTTATTTGGTTCAGACGATGTGGCTATTTGGGATGAGTATTTAAATTATTTTTACGGTTTGTATGAAATTAATTCATATAAATGGGAAGAAAAATTTAATCTATCTACTGAAGAAGATGACCAGTGGCGTGCAATGTATTCCAATATAGGTATTTGCAATACAGTTATTTCTGAAGTTTTGGAGTCTGAAGGCAACGAAACGGATAAGTATGAAATACACGCAGAGGCAAAAGCCGAGAGGGCTCTGAATTATTTTCTTCTTGTAAATATTTATTCAAAACACTATGAAAAAGAAACAGCTAGTGAAGATTTAGGTGTGCCGTATTTAACAAGTCCTAAATTGGATGGTTCTTTGGAAAGAGCTTCAGTTCAATTTGTTTATGACAATATTGAAAATGATTTAATTGAATCATTAGACTATTTAGCAGAGACTGCATTTAATAATAGGTTGTCAAAAAACTCGGTTTATATTTTACTATCTAGAATGTATTTGTATAAGGCTGAGTACAATAAGGCTTTAGAATATGCAAATAAAGCTCTGGCATTAAATGATTTTTTGTATGATTATAATACTCTTGAATTAAATTATGCCGAGGTTCTTAGATTTCCACATGAGTCTGTGAATAAGGAGATTGTATTTGATTTGAGATCAAGTAGAATGGGACTGCTTCTTGCGCCTTCACAAGATGTTGCTAATATCTATGATCAGGATTCTGACTTAAGATGGAAAAATCTAACTTGTCCGGCTTATTTTTGGGGTTTAGATTCAGAAGAAAGGATTTATGGGACCACAACTTTTAAGTATGGTCTTACAGTTGCTGAAGCAATGCTAAATAAGGCTGAGTGTATTGCAAGAACAGGAGATTTTAATGAGGCAATAGATATATTGAATGCTTTAAGACTTAAGCGTTACGAAACAGGAAAATATGTTGCGTTGAATGCGGGTAGTAAAGATGAAGCTATTGAACTTGTTAAAGAAGAAAGACGTAGGGAACTTTTGTTTAAAGGTTTAAGATGGTTTGATTTGAAGCGTTATAACACCAATGATAATGCAAATATCACATTGGAAAGAACCGTGGAAGGTGTGCAATATACTTTGCCATCAAACAGCCCAAGATGGGTATATCCTATTGCTGAAAAGTATATTGTTAAGAATCCTGAAATAATTCAGAATATTAGATAA
- a CDS encoding fibrobacter succinogenes major paralogous domain-containing protein → MKNYFKLAFISLGLLCMFSCEDEKENRIPEAATLSAPENAAIDQETKPTLTWVKSIDPDNDIVTYDVYVSETEEFVAEDLKGNNIDKNTFTLKTALKSHTKYFWKVVASDEDGASAESEVRYFTTKNSAPAISGLEFPANEATDVEKSISLKWTAADADGDVLKYTVYLSKENSFAEANVLATDISESEFAVSLDGHTQYFWKIVATDTEGATIESDVASFTTSNTLPSKAELTSPVNGFDQVSLSTKLVWSAATDADQDAVSYTVFYGTNEEINENYPYKKDFTETELTLSNLRGNTTYYWKVIAIDSEGGKTSSDVFSFITINTIPTAPVLSSEIDELIVDDKLNVVINWSASIDPDKSRDSEGNLIPEPLVYDIYLSLDETIDESDLKQKDVSELSFTLEGLEFATKYFAKIVTRDPQSAKAESEVIEFTTKEKPNVIEGTWTDVRDGKEYKTITVAGKTWLAQNLAYIPYVISSDDANKICSVYGFDVAESTTVSDLKADENFNKYGVMYTAYALDDLAPEGWHVSTDADWKEISVFAGMSQAQADEIGKQYDYGSKFLDPNSDWFTGTEATNDFLFSAVPGGYYSKGKYSWMPPFSYKGSTMYTYFWTNSTNIDNVSYFYRAFNGTSNYIERNSNKQSVERMYVRLVKDSE, encoded by the coding sequence ATGAAAAATTATTTTAAATTGGCTTTTATAAGCCTGGGACTATTATGTATGTTTTCCTGCGAAGACGAAAAGGAAAATAGAATACCAGAGGCAGCGACATTATCTGCTCCGGAGAATGCAGCCATTGATCAGGAAACAAAACCAACTCTAACTTGGGTAAAAAGTATCGATCCGGATAATGATATTGTTACTTATGATGTTTATGTTTCAGAAACTGAAGAATTTGTTGCTGAAGATTTAAAAGGTAATAATATTGATAAGAATACATTTACATTAAAAACAGCACTTAAATCACATACGAAGTATTTTTGGAAGGTCGTTGCTTCTGATGAAGATGGGGCCAGTGCAGAATCAGAAGTTCGTTATTTTACAACAAAGAATTCAGCGCCTGCTATTTCAGGACTTGAATTTCCTGCTAATGAGGCGACTGATGTAGAAAAAAGCATAAGCCTTAAGTGGACAGCTGCTGATGCTGATGGCGATGTTTTGAAATACACGGTTTACCTTTCTAAAGAAAATTCATTTGCTGAAGCCAATGTACTCGCTACTGATATCTCAGAATCTGAATTTGCTGTTAGTTTAGATGGACACACTCAGTATTTCTGGAAAATTGTTGCTACAGATACTGAAGGCGCAACAATTGAATCTGATGTAGCTAGTTTTACAACAAGCAATACATTACCGTCTAAAGCTGAATTAACTTCTCCAGTTAATGGTTTTGATCAGGTGTCGCTTTCAACTAAACTAGTGTGGTCTGCAGCAACTGATGCTGACCAGGATGCTGTTTCATACACTGTTTTTTATGGTACAAATGAAGAAATCAACGAGAACTATCCTTATAAGAAAGATTTTACTGAAACAGAATTGACTCTTTCTAACCTTAGAGGTAACACGACTTACTATTGGAAAGTTATTGCTATTGATAGCGAAGGTGGAAAAACATCAAGTGATGTATTCTCGTTTATTACAATTAATACCATTCCTACAGCTCCGGTTTTGAGTTCAGAAATTGATGAATTAATAGTTGATGATAAATTAAATGTAGTAATTAACTGGTCTGCTTCTATTGATCCGGATAAGTCTCGGGATAGTGAGGGTAATTTAATTCCTGAGCCATTAGTATACGATATTTACCTTAGCCTTGATGAAACAATTGATGAGTCTGATTTAAAGCAAAAAGATGTATCTGAACTTTCTTTTACTCTCGAAGGTTTAGAGTTTGCAACTAAATATTTTGCAAAAATTGTAACCCGTGACCCACAAAGTGCTAAAGCAGAAAGTGAAGTTATTGAATTTACGACTAAAGAGAAGCCTAATGTAATAGAAGGAACATGGACTGATGTTCGTGATGGTAAAGAATACAAAACAATTACAGTTGCTGGAAAGACTTGGTTAGCTCAAAACTTAGCTTACATTCCATATGTAATAAGCTCTGATGATGCAAATAAAATTTGTTCAGTCTATGGTTTTGATGTTGCTGAATCAACTACAGTAAGTGATCTGAAAGCAGATGAAAATTTCAATAAATATGGTGTGATGTATACGGCTTACGCACTGGATGATCTTGCACCTGAAGGATGGCATGTATCTACAGATGCAGACTGGAAAGAAATAAGTGTTTTTGCAGGTATGTCGCAAGCTCAAGCAGACGAAATAGGTAAACAATATGATTATGGATCAAAATTCCTTGATCCTAATTCAGATTGGTTTACCGGAACAGAAGCCACCAATGACTTTTTGTTTAGTGCTGTCCCAGGCGGATATTATAGTAAAGGGAAATATTCTTGGATGCCACCTTTTTCATATAAAGGAAGTACGATGTATACTTACTTTTGGACCAATTCTACTAATATAGATAATGTATCTTATTTCTATAGAGCTTTTAATGGAACGAGTAACTATATTGAAAGAAATAGTAATAAACAATCTGTTGAAAGAATGTATGTTCGATTGGTAAAAGATAGTGAGTAA
- a CDS encoding DUF4625 domain-containing protein: MKHLTPLKKISLKRTRYLKYGALLLVLLPMLSFGKQLDREIDKIPPKIDLRNPACNIEVVRGENLHFNAFLQDDQELDSYRLVITKGGMNSDQFADAFSSYYKKDALGNALPEIGGAKSRLLDFYIKVDENAIVGDYDLCLTLKDKAGNEQIVKRSFNVAHH; this comes from the coding sequence ATGAAACACTTAACCCCATTAAAGAAAATTTCTTTAAAACGAACGAGATATCTTAAATATGGAGCTTTGCTTTTAGTTCTGTTACCAATGTTGAGTTTTGGAAAACAGTTGGATCGTGAAATCGATAAGATACCACCTAAGATTGACTTGAGAAATCCAGCTTGTAATATAGAAGTTGTACGAGGAGAGAATTTACACTTTAACGCCTTTTTGCAAGATGATCAGGAGCTTGATTCGTATCGTCTTGTGATTACCAAAGGTGGCATGAATTCTGATCAATTTGCTGATGCATTTTCAAGTTATTATAAAAAGGATGCTTTGGGGAATGCCTTACCTGAAATTGGTGGTGCAAAGTCCCGGCTTTTAGATTTTTACATCAAAGTTGATGAGAATGCCATTGTTGGAGATTATGATTTATGCCTTACTTTAAAGGATAAGGCAGGGAATGAGCAGATCGTTAAACGATCTTTTAATGTGGCTCATCATTAA
- a CDS encoding FecR family protein — protein MNISDQKYQEIVDYISGEITEEEKNDFEIWLNTSEQNKKAYQQILRKVLYTRWSLKSTQVNTELEFNKFEKRIGARLRYLSFAAVAASIILLVSIAIPYLLNDQAGENENIAQLVQIEPGKRGAELILSTGESVELREKTKTIKEKDGSLIEIDSLKGIEYSAEEATTPREIYNTLRVSYGQEYDILLADGTRVWLNSGSELKYPVQFVGDKRQVYLKGEAYFDVTPDKEKAFIVDSYGQQVKVYGTEFCVNAYNQNEIKTVLVEGSVGIKANAKSIEAKLQPGELGFANLRTGQTEVTKVNVRPYIAWKDGDFVFENQSLENIMTRLERWYNVKIFFMNEECKAYRFTGDMKRYSDVKDLLYFMQETSNAKFEIKDNAIVVMVK, from the coding sequence ATGAATATTTCAGATCAAAAATATCAAGAAATCGTCGATTACATCTCTGGTGAAATCACAGAAGAGGAGAAGAATGATTTTGAAATCTGGTTAAATACCTCAGAACAGAATAAAAAAGCCTACCAACAAATCCTTCGTAAGGTACTATATACCCGTTGGTCTCTGAAATCGACTCAGGTGAATACCGAACTTGAATTTAATAAATTTGAAAAAAGAATAGGTGCTCGACTGAGATATCTATCTTTTGCAGCTGTAGCTGCCAGTATTATTCTCCTAGTTTCAATTGCAATTCCTTATTTACTGAATGATCAAGCTGGGGAAAATGAAAATATTGCTCAGTTAGTTCAAATTGAACCAGGAAAAAGAGGTGCTGAATTAATTTTATCTACAGGAGAGTCTGTGGAGCTTAGAGAGAAAACAAAAACCATAAAAGAAAAAGATGGTTCTTTAATTGAGATCGATTCGCTAAAAGGAATTGAATACTCGGCTGAAGAAGCAACAACTCCAAGAGAAATATATAATACACTTAGAGTTTCTTATGGACAAGAATATGATATTCTTTTGGCCGATGGAACACGTGTGTGGTTAAATTCAGGATCAGAATTAAAATACCCGGTACAATTTGTTGGCGATAAAAGACAAGTTTACTTAAAAGGTGAAGCCTATTTCGATGTAACACCCGATAAAGAGAAAGCCTTTATTGTTGATTCCTATGGTCAGCAAGTTAAAGTGTATGGGACAGAGTTCTGTGTCAATGCCTACAATCAAAATGAAATTAAAACTGTTTTGGTAGAAGGATCGGTAGGTATAAAAGCGAATGCGAAAAGTATTGAGGCAAAATTGCAGCCGGGAGAATTAGGATTTGCTAATCTTCGAACTGGGCAAACAGAAGTAACGAAGGTAAATGTAAGGCCATATATTGCCTGGAAAGATGGTGACTTTGTTTTTGAAAATCAATCTTTGGAGAATATCATGACGCGTTTGGAGCGATGGTATAATGTCAAAATCTTTTTTATGAATGAAGAATGCAAGGCGTACCGTTTTACGGGCGATATGAAACGCTACTCCGACGTGAAAGACCTGTTGTACTTTATGCAAGAAACATCAAATGCAAAATTCGAAATAAAAGACAATGCCATAGTCGTTATGGTCAAGTAA
- a CDS encoding SusC/RagA family TonB-linked outer membrane protein: protein MMKVFIFLTFALTLSASASIYSQNQRVSFELKEVSVLDVLNEIKMQTGLRFIYSEDKIEELGAINFDASDMRVDEALEEIFKDTKLECQFRDDVIMIVDRKYEAPKEEKQEKKEVKGTVTDADGNTLPGVSVVVKGSTTGVATDIDGNYNIKIESDNAVLVFSFVGMLSQEIVYAGQSIQNVTLLADSEVMNEVVVTGYQTLSRERATGAFEKVSTEVLDRKITMNIVNKLEGQTTGVLFNEQGEMEIRGVSTLYADKTPLIVVDGFPIEGDMETINPNDIESITILKDAAAASIWGARAANGVIVIVSKKADKDMRPVVEFTSSLSLTQKPDLYDLPFASTSSYLEYEEEMVRRSLVNMPNGNYQPVLTEGMETFLNYSEGNITEQERDAILNKLKQRDVRDEFSDLLMRNSISQQYGLSLRGRLNNSSYYASLSYSDNAEFAKANNNERITSYLGVNSKITDRLSIDLGVNVNARKRELNGIQFTDITRIPQYQQILDENGDYINQAYSHNQAYVEKLVLEKNLPYDWNYNLKREFDNKDNVTNNLDLKLRAALNYTLTDYLNIDAKYQYEWGDVKGKNLYNEDTYQVRNLVNTYSLVNDRGMTEQQVPKGAILKESFSNYSAFTSRGQINFDKSFNDDLHQLVAIAGIEMRKVKYESSNYTKHGYDDQSLQYATTPLGVEYSNIFNGSKRKLADDTKYEYKEDRFLSYYFNTSYTYNDKYTFTGSARLDDSNLFGASSDYRNVPLWSVGGNWQMHKEEFFDFDFVDLFTLRATYGWNGNVDKSTSPYLIADVRKDYYTQRPYAKIQNPKNPKLRWERTAVANFGLDFSMLNHRLAGSLEYYTKYSDGVLGQVALNSTYGFSQALMNTAEISNKGIDVNLNSLIVNKEVKWNLGLNFSYNKNKIKKIEMPDNTYYSYIQGYLKEGLPLNYMYSYKWAGLSEEGEPRIYDEKGEILSADQEPTTHEALKYEGSTTPKYYGSIINSISYKGLSLSLLTTFKLGYVFRTNSLSYDDYRMGAYVNWIHKDIDNVWKKPGDELITDLPKLRDGSYPGMYESYAGMSSNTVHSASHIRFKEVILSYNIPEKYIKNLHVSNLNVSAQIRNFGYIAFNSKNIDPENMPDFSGYGIDNKPEFSFSLRATF from the coding sequence ATGATGAAGGTGTTTATCTTTTTGACTTTTGCACTCACCCTAAGTGCATCAGCCAGTATTTATTCTCAAAACCAGAGAGTAAGCTTTGAATTAAAAGAAGTTTCAGTTTTGGATGTGTTGAATGAAATTAAAATGCAAACAGGCCTTCGATTTATCTACAGCGAGGATAAGATTGAAGAATTGGGTGCGATTAATTTTGATGCTTCAGATATGAGAGTAGATGAAGCTTTGGAAGAAATCTTTAAGGATACAAAGCTTGAGTGTCAATTTCGCGATGATGTCATCATGATTGTTGATCGAAAGTATGAAGCTCCCAAAGAAGAGAAGCAAGAGAAAAAAGAAGTCAAAGGAACCGTTACCGATGCAGATGGCAATACCCTGCCTGGTGTTTCTGTGGTTGTGAAAGGGTCAACAACTGGTGTTGCTACTGATATTGATGGTAATTACAACATCAAAATCGAAAGTGATAATGCTGTTTTGGTGTTCTCTTTTGTAGGGATGCTTTCTCAGGAAATTGTATATGCCGGACAATCGATTCAGAATGTAACTTTACTTGCCGATTCTGAAGTAATGAATGAGGTTGTGGTAACGGGTTATCAAACCCTATCCAGAGAACGAGCTACTGGTGCTTTTGAGAAAGTAAGCACTGAGGTGCTTGACCGCAAAATAACAATGAATATTGTTAATAAGCTTGAAGGGCAGACAACAGGTGTGCTTTTTAATGAACAAGGAGAAATGGAAATTAGAGGTGTGAGTACTTTGTATGCAGATAAGACACCTCTTATTGTTGTTGATGGCTTTCCTATTGAAGGTGATATGGAAACAATAAATCCTAATGATATTGAAAGTATTACCATATTGAAAGATGCTGCTGCGGCTTCAATTTGGGGGGCAAGAGCTGCGAATGGCGTAATTGTTATTGTTTCTAAGAAAGCGGATAAGGACATGAGACCTGTTGTTGAATTCACCTCTTCATTGTCCTTAACTCAAAAGCCTGATCTATATGATTTGCCTTTTGCCTCAACATCGAGTTATCTTGAGTATGAAGAAGAGATGGTAAGAAGAAGCCTTGTAAATATGCCCAATGGTAATTACCAGCCAGTTTTAACGGAGGGAATGGAAACTTTTCTGAATTATAGCGAAGGTAATATTACAGAACAAGAGAGAGATGCTATTTTAAATAAACTAAAGCAAAGAGATGTAAGGGATGAGTTTTCCGATTTGTTAATGAGAAATTCAATCTCACAGCAATACGGATTATCTCTTAGAGGGCGATTAAATAATTCATCTTATTATGCTTCTCTGAGTTATTCTGATAATGCTGAATTTGCCAAAGCAAATAACAATGAACGTATTACCTCTTATTTGGGTGTAAATTCAAAAATCACGGATAGATTAAGCATTGATCTAGGGGTAAATGTAAATGCTAGAAAAAGGGAATTGAATGGTATTCAATTCACTGATATAACTCGTATTCCTCAATATCAGCAGATTTTAGATGAGAACGGGGACTACATAAACCAAGCTTATTCACACAATCAAGCTTATGTGGAGAAACTTGTGTTAGAGAAAAATTTACCATACGATTGGAATTATAATCTCAAAAGAGAATTTGATAATAAGGACAATGTTACCAATAATCTTGATTTGAAATTAAGAGCAGCTCTTAACTATACTCTTACAGATTACTTAAATATTGATGCAAAGTATCAATATGAGTGGGGAGATGTAAAAGGCAAAAATTTATACAATGAAGATACTTATCAGGTTAGAAATCTGGTAAATACATACTCTCTTGTTAATGATCGAGGCATGACTGAGCAACAAGTTCCTAAAGGGGCCATTTTGAAAGAATCTTTTAGTAACTATAGTGCTTTCACCTCACGAGGTCAGATAAATTTCGATAAGAGTTTTAATGATGACTTGCATCAATTAGTGGCTATAGCTGGTATTGAAATGAGAAAAGTAAAATATGAATCAAGTAATTATACTAAGCATGGTTATGATGATCAAAGCTTACAGTATGCTACAACTCCTCTTGGTGTGGAGTATTCAAACATATTTAATGGCTCTAAGAGGAAATTGGCTGATGATACGAAATATGAATATAAGGAAGATCGATTTTTATCGTATTATTTTAATACATCCTATACCTACAATGATAAATACACCTTTACAGGTAGTGCCCGTTTAGATGATTCAAATCTATTTGGTGCCAGTTCGGATTATAGAAACGTTCCCTTGTGGTCTGTTGGAGGAAACTGGCAAATGCATAAAGAGGAGTTCTTTGATTTCGATTTTGTGGATCTATTCACTTTAAGAGCTACATACGGATGGAATGGGAATGTTGATAAATCGACAAGCCCCTATTTGATAGCTGATGTAAGAAAAGACTATTATACGCAAAGACCATACGCAAAAATTCAAAATCCTAAGAATCCAAAATTAAGATGGGAAAGAACAGCTGTGGCTAACTTTGGTTTGGACTTTTCTATGTTAAATCACCGTTTGGCCGGTAGTCTTGAATATTATACCAAGTACAGTGATGGTGTTTTAGGACAAGTAGCTCTTAATTCGACTTATGGCTTTTCTCAAGCTCTAATGAATACTGCTGAAATATCCAATAAGGGTATTGATGTTAATTTGAATTCTCTTATTGTAAATAAAGAGGTGAAATGGAATTTAGGTCTAAACTTTAGTTACAATAAGAATAAAATTAAAAAAATAGAAATGCCTGATAATACTTATTACTCATACATCCAAGGGTATTTGAAAGAAGGTTTGCCATTAAATTATATGTACAGCTATAAATGGGCTGGTTTGTCTGAAGAAGGTGAACCCAGGATTTATGATGAAAAAGGAGAGATTCTTTCTGCTGATCAGGAACCCACAACACACGAGGCTTTGAAGTATGAAGGTTCTACCACTCCAAAATATTATGGAAGTATTATAAATAGTATTTCGTATAAAGGATTGTCTTTAAGTTTGCTAACTACATTTAAGTTGGGTTATGTGTTTAGAACCAACAGTTTGAGTTACGATGATTACAGAATGGGAGCTTATGTTAATTGGATACACAAAGATATCGATAATGTGTGGAAAAAACCAGGAGATGAATTGATTACCGACTTGCCTAAACTGCGTGATGGTAGTTACCCCGGAATGTATGAGTCTTATGCCGGTATGAGCAGTAATACTGTTCATAGTGCATCACATATTCGATTTAAAGAAGTTATATTATCCTATAACATACCGGAAAAATATATAAAGAACTTACATGTTTCAAACCTGAATGTTTCTGCTCAAATACGGAATTTTGGATATATCGCTTTTAATAGCAAGAATATCGATCCAGAGAATATGCCTGATTTTTCGGGATATGGAATTGATAATAAGCCTGAATTCTCATTTAGTTTACGAGCTACATTTTAA
- a CDS encoding PLP-dependent cysteine synthase family protein — MKNETSCKRINGLSSLVGNTPLLAIEFEYKNKIRTIYAKAEYLNMTGSIKDRMAFHIIQKAYNLRKLKEGDRIIEATSGNTGIAFSGIGRAMGHPVTIFMPDWMSQERINLMKSYGADIRLVSKEEGGFLGSIEMANNLAAEDEKTFLPLQFSNGDNCEAHYNTTAPELWWQLQYRNLTPDAFVAGVGTGGTVMGVGKYLKEQNPQIKVHPLEPSNSPTMSTGHKVGKHRIQGISDEFIPSIVKLDELDDIVSVDDGDAIIMAQKLSSILGLGVGISSGANFLGALKVQEELGPDSVVVTVFADDNKKYLSTDLMRDEPIKEAFMATGVNLKKFRAFKRVCHTCCDPLDCVESTFETSYEMVKLPNCPRRN; from the coding sequence ATGAAAAATGAAACTTCTTGTAAAAGAATTAATGGATTATCATCATTAGTAGGCAATACGCCATTGTTAGCGATTGAATTTGAATACAAAAATAAGATTAGAACCATTTATGCTAAAGCAGAATATCTGAATATGACCGGTAGTATCAAAGATCGTATGGCCTTTCATATTATTCAAAAAGCATATAATCTGAGAAAGCTTAAAGAGGGGGATCGAATTATTGAAGCCACCAGTGGGAATACAGGAATTGCATTTTCGGGCATTGGCAGGGCTATGGGACATCCCGTAACGATATTTATGCCGGATTGGATGAGTCAGGAAAGGATTAATTTGATGAAAAGTTATGGTGCTGATATTCGTTTGGTAAGTAAAGAAGAAGGTGGTTTCCTTGGGAGTATTGAGATGGCCAATAACTTGGCTGCTGAAGACGAAAAAACATTCTTACCCTTGCAGTTCTCTAATGGGGACAACTGCGAAGCCCATTACAACACAACAGCTCCCGAATTATGGTGGCAACTACAATATAGAAATCTGACTCCGGATGCTTTTGTTGCAGGTGTTGGTACGGGTGGAACGGTCATGGGAGTGGGAAAATATTTAAAGGAACAAAATCCACAAATTAAAGTTCACCCCCTGGAGCCTTCGAATTCACCGACTATGTCAACCGGACATAAAGTGGGTAAACATCGTATTCAGGGGATTTCTGATGAATTTATTCCTTCAATTGTAAAACTGGATGAATTGGATGATATTGTAAGTGTTGACGATGGAGATGCAATTATTATGGCTCAAAAATTATCCTCAATTCTTGGACTTGGTGTTGGTATTTCTTCAGGAGCCAATTTTTTAGGGGCTTTAAAAGTTCAGGAAGAATTAGGTCCTGATTCTGTTGTAGTGACGGTGTTTGCAGATGACAATAAAAAATATCTAAGTACAGACTTGATGAGGGATGAACCCATTAAGGAGGCGTTTATGGCAACTGGGGTGAACTTGAAAAAGTTTAGAGCATTTAAGCGTGTTTGCCATACTTGCTGCGACCCTTTGGATTGTGTCGAATCAACATTTGAAACAAGTTACGAAATGGTTAAACTACCCAATTGTCCGAGGCGTAATTGA
- a CDS encoding RNA polymerase sigma factor encodes MKISDQYICNLLSSDNKQGMNLLFKKYFEPLVVWADTFLNDLDMSKDLVQDFFVKIWRKKIYKNWNPDKLPSYLHVSVKNLALNKLRKTDVLKHTEEIESVDRIYEEYQSNKEEIVQRIHDEIEKLPERGKEVVKCVYLRGMKYQEAADELGVSLSTVKTQLVRSLKTLRTNSEKLGDFFLLYFFSK; translated from the coding sequence ATGAAAATCTCTGACCAATATATTTGCAATCTTTTATCCTCTGATAACAAGCAGGGAATGAATCTATTATTTAAGAAGTATTTTGAACCACTTGTCGTATGGGCTGATACTTTTCTCAACGATTTGGATATGTCCAAGGACTTGGTTCAGGATTTTTTCGTGAAAATCTGGAGAAAGAAAATCTATAAAAACTGGAATCCTGATAAACTCCCTTCTTATCTTCATGTCTCAGTAAAAAATTTAGCTCTCAACAAACTTCGAAAAACAGATGTGTTAAAGCATACCGAAGAGATTGAATCTGTTGATCGTATCTACGAAGAGTACCAATCCAATAAAGAAGAAATCGTTCAACGTATTCATGATGAAATAGAAAAACTTCCGGAAAGAGGAAAGGAAGTTGTAAAATGTGTTTATCTAAGAGGCATGAAATATCAGGAAGCAGCTGATGAGTTAGGTGTGTCTTTATCTACGGTTAAAACCCAGTTGGTTCGTTCTTTAAAAACGCTCAGAACCAATTCAGAAAAACTGGGGGATTTCTTTTTACTCTACTTTTTTTCAAAATAA